Proteins encoded together in one Labrus mixtus chromosome 18, fLabMix1.1, whole genome shotgun sequence window:
- the atxn3 gene encoding ataxin-3 isoform X2, protein MDSIFHEKQEGSLCAQHCLNNLLQGEYFTPVDLSSIAHQLDEEERMRMAEGGMGSEEYRTFLQQPSGNMDDSGFFSIQVISNALRVWGLELILFNSREYQSLMINPINEKAFICNYKEHWFTIRKLGQQWFNLNSLLTGPELISDTYLALFLAQLQQEGYSIFVIRGNLPECEAEQILGIMRVQQQQRPRLIGEEEAQSSAGRSAALNQTEMSFGVEEEVVDDDDELKRALALSRQDIDVEDEEADLRRAIQLSMQGAVMSNKPSESEMGNVKSGSNAGAQREGQNETLTAEELRKRRQAYFDRQQQQAQSNIPQQPDTISTGSVNTVSEQDQQQQKPSQ, encoded by the exons ATGGATTccatatttcatgaaaaa CAAGAGGGCTCTCTTTGTGCCCAACACTGTCTCAACAACCTCCTGCAGGGTGAGTATTTCACTCCTGTGGATCTGTCCTCCATCGCCCATCAGcttgatgaagaggagaggatgaggatggCTGAGGGAGGTATGGGCAGTGAGGAGTATAGGACCTTCTTACAG CAACCATCTGGAAACATGGACGACAGCGGGTTCTTTTCAATTCAA GTAATTAGCAATGCTCTGAGAGTGTGGGGCTTGGAGTTAATCCTCTTCAACAGCAGAGAGTATCAGAGCCTGATGATTAATCCAAT AAATGAGAAAGCCTTTATTTGCAACTACAAGGAGCACTGGTTTACTATACGCAAACTTGGACAGCAG TGGTTTAACCTGAATTCTCTGTTGACTGGACCAGAGTTGATATCGGACACCTATCTAGCCCTCTTCCTTGCACAGTTACAACAGGAAG GTTATTCCATATTTGTGATCCGAGGAAACCTCCCTGAGTGTGAAGCAGAGCAGATCCTAGGGATCAtgagagtgcagcagcagcagagaccaAGGCTTATTGGAGAAGAAGAGGCTCAATCAAGTGCAGG CAGGTCTGCAGCTCTGAACCAAACGGAGATGAGCTTTGGTGTGGAGGAAGAGGTTGTGGATGACGATGATGAGCTGAAGAGAGCTTTGGCACTCAGCAGACAGGACATCGACGTGGAAGATGAAGAAGCTGATCTTCGGAGGGCCATACAGCTCAGCATGCAAG GAGCTGTGATGAGCAACAAGCCCTCGGAGTCTGAAATGGGAAACGTGAAATCGGGGAGCAATGCTGGAGCACAAAGAGAAGGCCAGAACGAGACGCTGACAGCAGAAGAATTGCGGAAGAGAAGACAAGCCTATTTTGACCG GCAACAGCAACAAGCTCAATCAAACATTCCTCAACAACCAGATACAATATCAACAG gctcTGTAAACACTGTCTCTGAACaggaccaacaacaacaaaagcccAGCCAGTGA
- the atxn3 gene encoding ataxin-3 isoform X1 — MDSIFHEKQEGSLCAQHCLNNLLQGEYFTPVDLSSIAHQLDEEERMRMAEGGMGSEEYRTFLQQPSGNMDDSGFFSIQVISNALRVWGLELILFNSREYQSLMINPINEKAFICNYKEHWFTIRKLGQQWFNLNSLLTGPELISDTYLALFLAQLQQEGYSIFVIRGNLPECEAEQILGIMRVQQQQRPRLIGEEEAQSSAGRSAALNQTEMSFGVEEEVVDDDDELKRALALSRQDIDVEDEEADLRRAIQLSMQGAVMSNKPSESEMGNVKSGSNAGAQREGQNETLTAEELRKRRQAYFDRQQQQAQSNIPQQPDTISTGGSSSVNTVSEQDQQQQKPSQ, encoded by the exons ATGGATTccatatttcatgaaaaa CAAGAGGGCTCTCTTTGTGCCCAACACTGTCTCAACAACCTCCTGCAGGGTGAGTATTTCACTCCTGTGGATCTGTCCTCCATCGCCCATCAGcttgatgaagaggagaggatgaggatggCTGAGGGAGGTATGGGCAGTGAGGAGTATAGGACCTTCTTACAG CAACCATCTGGAAACATGGACGACAGCGGGTTCTTTTCAATTCAA GTAATTAGCAATGCTCTGAGAGTGTGGGGCTTGGAGTTAATCCTCTTCAACAGCAGAGAGTATCAGAGCCTGATGATTAATCCAAT AAATGAGAAAGCCTTTATTTGCAACTACAAGGAGCACTGGTTTACTATACGCAAACTTGGACAGCAG TGGTTTAACCTGAATTCTCTGTTGACTGGACCAGAGTTGATATCGGACACCTATCTAGCCCTCTTCCTTGCACAGTTACAACAGGAAG GTTATTCCATATTTGTGATCCGAGGAAACCTCCCTGAGTGTGAAGCAGAGCAGATCCTAGGGATCAtgagagtgcagcagcagcagagaccaAGGCTTATTGGAGAAGAAGAGGCTCAATCAAGTGCAGG CAGGTCTGCAGCTCTGAACCAAACGGAGATGAGCTTTGGTGTGGAGGAAGAGGTTGTGGATGACGATGATGAGCTGAAGAGAGCTTTGGCACTCAGCAGACAGGACATCGACGTGGAAGATGAAGAAGCTGATCTTCGGAGGGCCATACAGCTCAGCATGCAAG GAGCTGTGATGAGCAACAAGCCCTCGGAGTCTGAAATGGGAAACGTGAAATCGGGGAGCAATGCTGGAGCACAAAGAGAAGGCCAGAACGAGACGCTGACAGCAGAAGAATTGCGGAAGAGAAGACAAGCCTATTTTGACCG GCAACAGCAACAAGCTCAATCAAACATTCCTCAACAACCAGATACAATATCAACAGGTGGCTCAA gctcTGTAAACACTGTCTCTGAACaggaccaacaacaacaaaagcccAGCCAGTGA
- the serpina10b gene encoding protein Z-dependent protease inhibitor — protein sequence MVLLPNPTTIKKMAIHKMKIRFLFIVAYMCFLAPVHKASLLDATISDLSFKNMDCAMTLYRTISSYHDKNIFFSPLSISNGFAALSMASNGVTHQEILKGLNLEQLDRADQPELIPKLFQLLNENITQNGSLKLDQSMALFMQPKFEVEKIFEHQIKTFFDADIKSLDFANTLESIRTINEYIQQKTEGKVVEMISSLDSATQLMLISTIFFQGVWQKPFNPNYTDNAPFYIDNYKVVQVPMMFLEDKFYMMEDMSLGVKGLKLPYQEGVSMLILLPNKGTDYTVIDEEITAERFLSWINNLYKIKLEVNMPRFKMEQSYSLHNLLPHMGMATIFSNSANLTKLSKDEGLQVSEVLHKAVIEVDEKGTTAAAATTVSITPYSLPRTFTINRPFFFFIYHEKTNCLLFMGRVIDPTKN from the exons ATG GTTTTGCTCCCAAACCCGACCACAATCAAAAAGATGGCGATACACAAAATGAAGATTAGATTTCTTTTTATCGTAGCCTACATGTGCTTCCTTGCTCCTGTCCACAAAGCGTCGCTTCTAGATGCCACAATCTCCGATCTCTCCTTCAAAAACATGGATTGCGCCATGACCCTCTACAGAACGATATCAAGCTACCACgacaagaacatttttttctcccctctgagCATCTCAAACGGCTTTGCTGCTCTCTCAATGGCCTCGAATGGTGTCACACATCAGGAAATACTAAAGGGACTCAACCTGGAGCAGCTGGATCGGGCTGATCAGCCAGAACTCATCCCGAAGCTCTTCCAACTCCTCAATGAGAATATCACACAGAACGGCTCACTGAAACTGGACCAGAGCATGGCCCTGTTCATGCAGCCAAAGTTTGAGGTAGAAAAGATATTCGAAcaccaaatcaagacatttttTGACGCTGATATCAAAAGTTTAGACTTTGCCAACACACTAGAGAGCATTAGAACCATCAATGAGTATATCCAGCAGAAGACTGAGGGCAAGGTGGTCGAGATGATTTCCAGTCTGGATTCAGCAACCCAGCTCATGCTAATAAGTACAATTTTCTTCCAAG GGGTCTGGCAGAAGCCTTTCAACCCAAACTACACTGACAACGCTCCCTTCTACATTGACAACTACAAAGTTGTGCAAGTGCCGATGATGTTTTTGGAGGATAAGTTCTACATGATGGAAGACATGTCTCTTGGTGTGAAAGGGCTGAAGCTACCATACCAGGAAGGTGTTTCAATGCTTATCCTGCTCCCCAACAAAGGCACGGACTACACTGTGATCGATGAAGAGATTACTGCTGAGAGGTTCCTCAGCTGGATCAATAATCTGTACAAAAT CAAATTGGAAGTGAACATGCCAAGATTTAAGATGGAACAGTCGTATTCTCTGCATAACCTTCTCCCACACATGGGCATGGCCACGATCTTCAGTAATTCAGCCAATTTGACAAAGCTGAGCAAGGACGAAGGACTCCAAGTGTCTGAG GTGCTGCACAAGGCAGTGATTGAGGTGGATGAGAAGGGGACCACTGCAGCAGCTGCCACCACAGTCAGCATTACTCCATATTCCTTACCCAGGACCTTCACCATCAACAgacccttcttcttcttcatataccacgaaaaaacaaactgtctgCTGTTCATGGGCAGAGTGATTGACCCCACCAAAAACTAA
- the ddx24 gene encoding ATP-dependent RNA helicase DDX24 isoform X2: MKTTKMRPTNKRVSSGLMKKAKRSVHMKGSWKAVALDPSLFSEEGLEGLVCFEELASYSLVDSDKAAAKAARELKKKEEKKKKRKEEEKKKKAAKKRKASEGEKTGLGVAVDSKVEEEKAEPVKVEEEKAEPVQKKAKKRKNKKVAAEESVQQDNTSSDVTQEGVAPGETEGKDETAEKDTLKDTISSSEPDAETKQEKNLKKRKKNRKKQKQQLEDDETPDAEPNQASPSELQAVEEEKSTQDKATKPAKKQQKNWTNAALSGSDGKNVDMSAWKDLFVPSSVLNAMSSLGFGSPTPIQALTLPSAIRDRMDILGAAETGSGKTLAFGIPMIHAILEWRNGSEKPLDDDIEASPKVESLYLPSVEESEEEEEEEEEEESERITKLDHSDSGEHESEDDDGLGEKDNDVKLRCVQEIENTDVDINPDAEDEEQAAGGRSQPLLGLVLTPTRELAVQVKHHIDAVAKYTDITTAIVVGGMAQQKQRRMLKRRPEIIIATPGRLWDLIKERHPHLLNLRQLRCLVIDEADRMVERGHFAELESLLEMLNTVHFNPMRQTFVFSATLTMAHSLPTRLLQKKKKNIDKRSRLEILMEKVGIKSKPKIVDLTRKEATVETLIETTIHCQKEEKDFYLYYFLLQYPGRTMVFANSIDCIKRLNSLLVILDITPLPLHANMHQKQRLKNLERFAERESCILLTTDVAARGLDIPNVQHVIHYQVPRTSETYIHRSGRTARATKEGLSLLLIGPDDMMNFKKIYKTLGKDEELPMFPVETKCMDAIKERVNLARQIEKIEFHNSKEKHHNSWFRQAAEALEVDLDDDLLIGGAKDEEADREQQKMVKGMKKHLKHLIAQTVFKNTIKTKYPTQMGKLSLPNLPLAGKESALTSVSLQGKKQALKRGARLKQKKQQQ, translated from the exons ATGAAGACAACGAAGATGAGGCCGACAAACAAGCGTGTGTCCTCCGGGCTGATGAAGAAAGCCAAACGGAGCGTCCACATGAAAGGTAGCTGGAAAGCTGTAGCGCTAGATCCCAGTCTCTTTTCTGAGGAGGGCTTGGAGGGTCTGGTGTGTTTTGAGGAGCTGGCGAGTTACAGTCTGGTTGACTCCGACAAGGCTGCAGCTAAAGCAGCGagagaactgaagaagaaggaggagaagaagaagaagaggaaggaggaggagaagaagaagaaggcggcGAAGAAAAGGAAAGCCAGCGAGGGAGAAAAGACTGGACTTGGTGTGGCTGTGGACAGcaaagtggaggaggaaaaggCTGAAC CTGTcaaagtggaggaggaaaaggCTGAACCTGTCCAGAAAAAAGCcaagaagaggaaaaataagAAAGTGGCTGCAGAGGAATCGGTGCAACAAGATAACACTTCTTCAGATGTTACACAGGAGGGTGTAGCTCCAGGCGAGACTGAAGGGAAAGACGAAACAGCAGAAAAGGATACTTTAAAAGATACAATAAGTAGCTCAGAGCCTGATGCTGAAACGAAACAAGAAAAGAATCtcaagaaaaggaagaagaacagaaaaaaacagaagcaacaGTTGGAAGATGATGAAACCCCAGACGCCGAGCCAAACCAGGCGTCTCCATCAGAACTTCAAGctgtggaagaagaaaaatccaCTCAAGACAAAGCAACAAAGCCCGCCAAGAAGCAACAGAAAAACTGGACAAATGCAGCTCTCTCTGGCTCTGATGGCAAAAACGTTGACATGAGTGCATGGAAGGATCTGTTTGTTCCCTCATCTGTGCTAAATGCGATGAGCAGTCTTGGGTTTGGATCACCGACCCCTATTCAAGCTCTTACTTTGCCTTCCGCTATCAGGGATCGGATGGATATACTGGGGGCGGCTGAGACCG GAAGTGGGAAAACGTTGGCGTTTGGCATTCCTATGATTCACGCCATCCTGGAGTGGAGGAACGGTTCAGAAAAGCCTCTGGATGATGACATCGAAGCTTCCCCAAAGGTTGAGAGTTTGTATTTACCATCTGTAGAGGAGtccgaggaagaggaggaggaggaggaggaggaggagagtgaacgTATCACGAAGCTGGATCACAGCGACTCAGGCGAACATGAAAGTGAAGATGACGATGGCCTTGGAGAAAAAGATAATGATGTGAaactcaggtgtgttcaggaaATCGAAAATACAGACGTTGACATTAACCCCGACGCTGAAGATGAAGAACAAGCAGCTGGTGGGCGGAGTCAGCCTCTGCTCGGCTTGGTGCTCACTCCGACCAGAGAGCTGGCTGTTCAGGTCAAACACCACATTGATGCTGTTGCAAAATACACAG ATATCACAACAGCGATCGTGGTGGGTGGTATGGctcaacagaaacaaagacgAATGCTGAAGAGAAGACCAGAGATCATTATTGCCACTCCAGGACGTCTGTGGGACTTGATCAAAGAGAGGCATCCACACCTGCTGAACTTGAGACAGCTCAG gtGCTTGGTCATTGATGAAGCAGATCGCATGGTAGAGCGAGGCCACTTTGCAGAGCTGGAGAGTCTGCTGGAGATGTTGAACACGGTACACTTTAATCCCATGAGACAAACATTTGTCTTCTCAGCCACGCTGACGATGGCTCATAGCCTGCCAACGCGCctcctgcagaagaaaaagaagaacattgaCAAGAGGAGCAGGCTTGAAATACTCATGGAGAAAGTGGGGATCAAGTCCAAACCAAAAATTGTTGACCTCACCAGGAAGGAAGCGACTGTGGAGACCCTGATAGAGACCACTATCCACTgccagaaggaggagaaggacttCTACCTTTACTATTTCCTGCTGCAGTATCCAGGCCGCACCATGGTGTTTGCTAACAGTATAGACTGTATCAAGAGGTTGAACTCCCTGCTGGTTATTTTGGACATTACACCACTGCCCCTTCATGCTAACATGCACCAGAAACAACGCCTCAAAAACCTGGAGAGGTTTGCTGAGAGGGAGAG CTGTATTCTGCTAACTACAGATGTGGCAGCCAGAGGACTGGATATTCCCAATGTTCAGCATGTTATTCACTACCAG GTCCCCAGGACATCTGAGACCTACATACATCGAAGCGGCAGAACAGCGAGAGCCACCAAAGAGGGTCTCAGTTTGCTACTGATAGGCCCAGACGACATGATGAACTTCAAAAAGATTTACAAGACTCTTGGGAAAGACGAGGAGCTCCCCATGTTCCCGGTCGAGACCAAATGCATGGACGCAATCAAG GAGCGAGTAAACTTGGCCAGACAGATAGAGAAGATCGAGTTCCACAACAGCAAAGAGAAGCATCATAACTCCTGGTTCAGACAGGCCGCAGAGGCCCTGGAGGTGGACCTGGATGATGATCTTTTAATCG GTGGAGCAAAGGATGAGgaagcagacagagagcagcagaagaTGGTGAAAGGGATGAAAAAGCATCTGAAGCATCTGATCGCCCAGACAGTGTTCAAGAACACGATAAAGACCAAGTACCCAACACAGATGGGAAAGCTCTCCCTGCCTAACCTGCCTCTGGCTGGGAAGGAGAGTGCCCTCACCAGCGTTTCTTTACAGGGGAAGAAACAGGCGTTAAAGAGAGGTGCCCGATTAAAGcagaaaaagcaacaacagtga
- the ddx24 gene encoding ATP-dependent RNA helicase DDX24 isoform X1, with amino-acid sequence MKTTKMRPTNKRVSSGLMKKAKRSVHMKGSWKAVALDPSLFSEEGLEGLVCFEELASYSLVDSDKAAAKAARELKKKEEKKKKRKEEEKKKKAAKKRKASEGEKTGLGVAVDSKVEEEKAEPVKVEEEKAEPVKVEEEKAEPVQKKAKKRKNKKVAAEESVQQDNTSSDVTQEGVAPGETEGKDETAEKDTLKDTISSSEPDAETKQEKNLKKRKKNRKKQKQQLEDDETPDAEPNQASPSELQAVEEEKSTQDKATKPAKKQQKNWTNAALSGSDGKNVDMSAWKDLFVPSSVLNAMSSLGFGSPTPIQALTLPSAIRDRMDILGAAETGSGKTLAFGIPMIHAILEWRNGSEKPLDDDIEASPKVESLYLPSVEESEEEEEEEEEEESERITKLDHSDSGEHESEDDDGLGEKDNDVKLRCVQEIENTDVDINPDAEDEEQAAGGRSQPLLGLVLTPTRELAVQVKHHIDAVAKYTDITTAIVVGGMAQQKQRRMLKRRPEIIIATPGRLWDLIKERHPHLLNLRQLRCLVIDEADRMVERGHFAELESLLEMLNTVHFNPMRQTFVFSATLTMAHSLPTRLLQKKKKNIDKRSRLEILMEKVGIKSKPKIVDLTRKEATVETLIETTIHCQKEEKDFYLYYFLLQYPGRTMVFANSIDCIKRLNSLLVILDITPLPLHANMHQKQRLKNLERFAERESCILLTTDVAARGLDIPNVQHVIHYQVPRTSETYIHRSGRTARATKEGLSLLLIGPDDMMNFKKIYKTLGKDEELPMFPVETKCMDAIKERVNLARQIEKIEFHNSKEKHHNSWFRQAAEALEVDLDDDLLIGGAKDEEADREQQKMVKGMKKHLKHLIAQTVFKNTIKTKYPTQMGKLSLPNLPLAGKESALTSVSLQGKKQALKRGARLKQKKQQQ; translated from the exons ATGAAGACAACGAAGATGAGGCCGACAAACAAGCGTGTGTCCTCCGGGCTGATGAAGAAAGCCAAACGGAGCGTCCACATGAAAGGTAGCTGGAAAGCTGTAGCGCTAGATCCCAGTCTCTTTTCTGAGGAGGGCTTGGAGGGTCTGGTGTGTTTTGAGGAGCTGGCGAGTTACAGTCTGGTTGACTCCGACAAGGCTGCAGCTAAAGCAGCGagagaactgaagaagaaggaggagaagaagaagaagaggaaggaggaggagaagaagaagaaggcggcGAAGAAAAGGAAAGCCAGCGAGGGAGAAAAGACTGGACTTGGTGTGGCTGTGGACAGcaaagtggaggaggaaaaggCTGAACCTGTcaaagtggaggaggaaaaggCTGAACCTGTcaaagtggaggaggaaaaggCTGAACCTGTCCAGAAAAAAGCcaagaagaggaaaaataagAAAGTGGCTGCAGAGGAATCGGTGCAACAAGATAACACTTCTTCAGATGTTACACAGGAGGGTGTAGCTCCAGGCGAGACTGAAGGGAAAGACGAAACAGCAGAAAAGGATACTTTAAAAGATACAATAAGTAGCTCAGAGCCTGATGCTGAAACGAAACAAGAAAAGAATCtcaagaaaaggaagaagaacagaaaaaaacagaagcaacaGTTGGAAGATGATGAAACCCCAGACGCCGAGCCAAACCAGGCGTCTCCATCAGAACTTCAAGctgtggaagaagaaaaatccaCTCAAGACAAAGCAACAAAGCCCGCCAAGAAGCAACAGAAAAACTGGACAAATGCAGCTCTCTCTGGCTCTGATGGCAAAAACGTTGACATGAGTGCATGGAAGGATCTGTTTGTTCCCTCATCTGTGCTAAATGCGATGAGCAGTCTTGGGTTTGGATCACCGACCCCTATTCAAGCTCTTACTTTGCCTTCCGCTATCAGGGATCGGATGGATATACTGGGGGCGGCTGAGACCG GAAGTGGGAAAACGTTGGCGTTTGGCATTCCTATGATTCACGCCATCCTGGAGTGGAGGAACGGTTCAGAAAAGCCTCTGGATGATGACATCGAAGCTTCCCCAAAGGTTGAGAGTTTGTATTTACCATCTGTAGAGGAGtccgaggaagaggaggaggaggaggaggaggaggagagtgaacgTATCACGAAGCTGGATCACAGCGACTCAGGCGAACATGAAAGTGAAGATGACGATGGCCTTGGAGAAAAAGATAATGATGTGAaactcaggtgtgttcaggaaATCGAAAATACAGACGTTGACATTAACCCCGACGCTGAAGATGAAGAACAAGCAGCTGGTGGGCGGAGTCAGCCTCTGCTCGGCTTGGTGCTCACTCCGACCAGAGAGCTGGCTGTTCAGGTCAAACACCACATTGATGCTGTTGCAAAATACACAG ATATCACAACAGCGATCGTGGTGGGTGGTATGGctcaacagaaacaaagacgAATGCTGAAGAGAAGACCAGAGATCATTATTGCCACTCCAGGACGTCTGTGGGACTTGATCAAAGAGAGGCATCCACACCTGCTGAACTTGAGACAGCTCAG gtGCTTGGTCATTGATGAAGCAGATCGCATGGTAGAGCGAGGCCACTTTGCAGAGCTGGAGAGTCTGCTGGAGATGTTGAACACGGTACACTTTAATCCCATGAGACAAACATTTGTCTTCTCAGCCACGCTGACGATGGCTCATAGCCTGCCAACGCGCctcctgcagaagaaaaagaagaacattgaCAAGAGGAGCAGGCTTGAAATACTCATGGAGAAAGTGGGGATCAAGTCCAAACCAAAAATTGTTGACCTCACCAGGAAGGAAGCGACTGTGGAGACCCTGATAGAGACCACTATCCACTgccagaaggaggagaaggacttCTACCTTTACTATTTCCTGCTGCAGTATCCAGGCCGCACCATGGTGTTTGCTAACAGTATAGACTGTATCAAGAGGTTGAACTCCCTGCTGGTTATTTTGGACATTACACCACTGCCCCTTCATGCTAACATGCACCAGAAACAACGCCTCAAAAACCTGGAGAGGTTTGCTGAGAGGGAGAG CTGTATTCTGCTAACTACAGATGTGGCAGCCAGAGGACTGGATATTCCCAATGTTCAGCATGTTATTCACTACCAG GTCCCCAGGACATCTGAGACCTACATACATCGAAGCGGCAGAACAGCGAGAGCCACCAAAGAGGGTCTCAGTTTGCTACTGATAGGCCCAGACGACATGATGAACTTCAAAAAGATTTACAAGACTCTTGGGAAAGACGAGGAGCTCCCCATGTTCCCGGTCGAGACCAAATGCATGGACGCAATCAAG GAGCGAGTAAACTTGGCCAGACAGATAGAGAAGATCGAGTTCCACAACAGCAAAGAGAAGCATCATAACTCCTGGTTCAGACAGGCCGCAGAGGCCCTGGAGGTGGACCTGGATGATGATCTTTTAATCG GTGGAGCAAAGGATGAGgaagcagacagagagcagcagaagaTGGTGAAAGGGATGAAAAAGCATCTGAAGCATCTGATCGCCCAGACAGTGTTCAAGAACACGATAAAGACCAAGTACCCAACACAGATGGGAAAGCTCTCCCTGCCTAACCTGCCTCTGGCTGGGAAGGAGAGTGCCCTCACCAGCGTTTCTTTACAGGGGAAGAAACAGGCGTTAAAGAGAGGTGCCCGATTAAAGcagaaaaagcaacaacagtga